GCCGATGGCGTCGGCGGCCAGCGGAATGCCGATCACGCCGGTCGACGCGATATAGACCTCGTCCGGGGCGCAGCCGGCCAGTTCGGCGGCGGCGGTGACGGTCGCCTGCACGGTGGCGTCGCCCGCCTTGCCGGTGAAGGCGTTGGCGTTGCCGGCATTCACCACCACGGCGCGGGCCGAGCCCTTGGGCAGGCTGTCGCGGCACCAGATCACCGGCGCCGAGCAGGTCAGCGACCGGGTCAGCACGCCCGCCACGCTGGTGCCGGGATCCAGCACGGCCAGCAGCAGATCGTCGCGGCCCTTGTATCGGATGCCGCTGTTCGCCGTGGCGATGCGCACGCCCGCGATGGGCGGCAGCGTCGGGAAGCTGGCGGGAGCCAAGGGGGAGAGGGTCGTGGCCATGGAGGGGATTCCCGTGGTGGGGAGTGGTGGTGTGGTGGTGTGGAGTTGTCGGAGCGCGGACTCTTGCCCCCACCCCGACCCTCCCCCGCTTCGCAGGGGAGGGAGTTGAGCGCTTGCTCGGCAGAGTGGCGGCAGTCCCCTCCCCTGCGAAGCGGGGGAGGGTTAGGGTGGGGGCAATACGCCCCCCGTTCCCTTACTTCTTCGCCGGCTCCGCAGGAGCCGGAGTGGCCGGGGCCGGAGCGGCGGCCGGCTCTTCCTTCGGCATCGGCGAACCGTCGATCTGGAAGGTCTCGACCTTCGCCTTGCCGCGCAGCTCTTCGACCAGGGCGGTGACGATGTCCTTCGACAGCGCCTGCTCCAGCTGCGGCTTCACTTCCTCAAGCGTCGGCTGCGGCTGGGTGCGCTTGTCCTCGACCTTGATGATGTGCCAGCCGAACTGGGTCTTGACCGGCTCCTTGCTGACCTCGCCCGGCTTCATCGCGAAGGCGGCGTTGGCGAAGGGCTCGACCATCGCGTCCTTGGTGAAGTAGCCGAGGTCGCCGCCCTGGGCCGCGGCGGCGGCGTCCTTGGACTTCTCCTTGGCCAGCTTGGCGAAATCGGCGCCCTTCTTCAGCTGGGCGATGATGGCCTTGGCCTCGTCTTCCTTCTCGACCAGGATGTGGGCGGCCTTGACCTCCTCCTGTGCCGGGTTTTCCTTCAGGTAATCCTGATAGGCCTTGTTCAGCGCCTCGGGCGTGACGCGGGCCTTGATTTCCTTCTGGATGTAGGCGCGCTGCACCGCGCGCTCCTCGGCGCGCTTGATCTCGTCCTTCACCTCGGCCGAATCGGCCAGGCCGGCCTTGTAGCCGGCCGAGGAGACCAGCTTGCCGCTGATCAGCTGGTCGATCACCGCCGGATAGATCATCTCGATCGGCATCTGCTGCACCTGGGGCGGCAGCTGCGAGACCATGCGGGTGACGTCCGACTTGTGCAGCTCCTCGCCATTGACGCGGGCGACCACCGGATCGGCCGGGGTGGAAGCAGCCGGAGCGGCGGCCGGCGCCGAAGCGGCCGGAGCGGGAGTGGCGGGCGCCGGCGTCTGCGGGGCAGGCGTCTGGGCGTGGGCGGCCAGCGCGATGCCGCAGGCGGCAACCGACAGGAGCGCGGTGCGGAACACTCGTTGAACCATGGCGTGTCTGTTTCCTTCCGGCGGATGCTTCGCAACAAATGGGCGGCCGATGGACCGGCGCCCGTTTCGCATGGTCTGCGGCATCGGAGCCATCCGCCGCTCCGCGCCCGATTCCGCAGGGGATTAAGCATGGCTACGCCGCGCGGGGCAAGGGTCCCCGTCGCCCCATGGCCCGGCAATCGCCCTATAGCTGTGTGCCCCGCCAGGGGATACCAGCCCCGGCCGGCGCCAGCCAACCGCCGCGGCGCTTTCTGGACGCGAATTCATGAATCGGTCATGCCCGCACAGGGCGGCGGCGGTCATGGATGGTCCATGCACCCGCCCCGTCCGCTTCCCCACCCTTCGCCTGCCCATCCCCTGACCATCCCCCGCCCGAACCGGCCGCGCAAATGCCGCAACCGGCGCCCCACCGGCCCGGTCTCGTTGACAGGGCCTTGCCATAGTCCTATGTGAGACCCGTCGATAGGCTGGCCCACATTCCGCTTTACTCCCGAGGTTTTCATGTTCGGCGCTCTCGCCCGCAAGATTTTCGGCACCGCCAACACGCGCGCGGTCAAGGCGCTGCACAAGACCGTGGCTCAGATCAACGCGCTGGAGCCGTCGGTCGCCGCGCTGTCGGACGACCAGCTGAAGGGTCGCACCGACTGGCTGCGCGAGCGGCTGGCCAAGGGCGAGACGCTGGACGACATCCTGCCCGACGCCTTCGCCACCGTGCGCGAGGCGGCCAAGCGCGTGCTGGGCCAGCGCCATTTCGACGTGCAGCTGATGGGCGGCATGGTGCTGCACAGCGGCAAGATCGCCGAGATGCGCACCGGTGAAGGCAAGACGCTGGTCGCCACGCTGGCCGTCTACCTGAACGCGCTGGAAGGCAAGGGCGTCCACGTCGTCACCGTGAACGACTATCTCGCCTCGCGCGACAGCGGCTGGATGGCGCGGGTCTACGGCTTCCTCGGCCTGACCACCGGCTGCATCGTCCATGGGCTGGACGACGACGAGCGCCGCGCCGCCTACGCCGCCGACATCACCTACGGCACGAACAACGAGTTCGGCTTCGACTATCTGCGCGACAACATGAAGTTCCGGCTGGAGGAACTGGTCCAGCGGCCCTTCAACTACGCCATCGTCGACGAGGTCGACTCGATCCTGATCGACGAGGCGCGCACCCCGCTCATCATCTCCGGCCCCTCCACCGATTCGTCGGAGATGTATGTCCAGGTCGACCGGCTGATCCCGATGCTGGTGCCCGAGGATTACGAGAAGGACGAGAAGCACCGCTCCGTCAGCTTCACCGAAGCCGGCCAGGAGCACATGGAGCAGCTGCTGGCCGAGGCCGGGCTGCTGAAGACCGGCGGCCTCTACGACATCCAGAACGTGGCGCTGGTCCACCATTCGCAGCAGGCGCTGCGCGCCCACATGCTGTTCCAGCGCGACAAGGATTACATCGTCAAGGACGACAAGGTCGTCATCATCGACGAATTCACCGGCCGCATGATGGAAGGCCGCCGCTTCTCCGAAGGCCTGCACCAGGCGCTGGAAGCCAAGGAGAAGGTGACGATCCAGCGAGAGAACCAGACGCTGGCCTCCATCACCTTCCAGAACTACTTCCGCATCTACCCGAAACTGGCCGGCATGACCGGCACCGCGCTGACCGAAGCGGCGGAGTTCGGCGAGATCTACGGGCTTGAGGTCGTCGACATCCCGACCAACGTCCCGGTCAAGCGCATCGACCACGACGACGAGGTCTATCGCACCGCGACCGAGAAATACCATGCGATGATCGACCTGATCGAGGATGCCCGCAAGCGCGGCCAGCCGGTTCTCGTCGGCACCACCTCGATCGAGAAGTCGGAACTGCTGGCGGAGCTGCTGACCAAGCGCGGCATCCCGCACAACGTCCTGAACGCCCGCCATCACGAGCAGGAAGCCTATATCGTGGCCCAGGCCGGCCGCGCCGGCGCGGTGACCGTCGCCACCAACATGGCCGGCCGTGGCACCGACATCCAGCTCGGCGGCAATCTCCAGATGCGGATCGAGGTCGAACTGGCCGACGTTCCGGAAGGCCCGGAGCGCGAGGCCCGCATCAAGCAGATCGAGGCCGAGATCGCCGAGGCGCGCGAGACGGTCAAGCAGGCCGGCGGCCTCTACGTCGTCGGCACCGAGCGGCACGAAAGCCGCCGCATCGACAACCAGCTGCGCGGCCGTTCCGGCCGTCAGGGCGACCCCGGCACCTCGAAGTTCTTCCTGTCGCTGGAAGACGACCTGATGCGCATCTTCGGGTCGGAGCGGATGGACAGCATGCTCCAGCGTCTCGGCCTGAAGGAGGGCG
The Azospirillum sp. TSA2s DNA segment above includes these coding regions:
- a CDS encoding peptidylprolyl isomerase gives rise to the protein MVQRVFRTALLSVAACGIALAAHAQTPAPQTPAPATPAPAASAPAAAPAASTPADPVVARVNGEELHKSDVTRMVSQLPPQVQQMPIEMIYPAVIDQLISGKLVSSAGYKAGLADSAEVKDEIKRAEERAVQRAYIQKEIKARVTPEALNKAYQDYLKENPAQEEVKAAHILVEKEDEAKAIIAQLKKGADFAKLAKEKSKDAAAAAQGGDLGYFTKDAMVEPFANAAFAMKPGEVSKEPVKTQFGWHIIKVEDKRTQPQPTLEEVKPQLEQALSKDIVTALVEELRGKAKVETFQIDGSPMPKEEPAAAPAPATPAPAEPAKK
- the secA gene encoding preprotein translocase subunit SecA, encoding MFGALARKIFGTANTRAVKALHKTVAQINALEPSVAALSDDQLKGRTDWLRERLAKGETLDDILPDAFATVREAAKRVLGQRHFDVQLMGGMVLHSGKIAEMRTGEGKTLVATLAVYLNALEGKGVHVVTVNDYLASRDSGWMARVYGFLGLTTGCIVHGLDDDERRAAYAADITYGTNNEFGFDYLRDNMKFRLEELVQRPFNYAIVDEVDSILIDEARTPLIISGPSTDSSEMYVQVDRLIPMLVPEDYEKDEKHRSVSFTEAGQEHMEQLLAEAGLLKTGGLYDIQNVALVHHSQQALRAHMLFQRDKDYIVKDDKVVIIDEFTGRMMEGRRFSEGLHQALEAKEKVTIQRENQTLASITFQNYFRIYPKLAGMTGTALTEAAEFGEIYGLEVVDIPTNVPVKRIDHDDEVYRTATEKYHAMIDLIEDARKRGQPVLVGTTSIEKSELLAELLTKRGIPHNVLNARHHEQEAYIVAQAGRAGAVTVATNMAGRGTDIQLGGNLQMRIEVELADVPEGPEREARIKQIEAEIAEARETVKQAGGLYVVGTERHESRRIDNQLRGRSGRQGDPGTSKFFLSLEDDLMRIFGSERMDSMLQRLGLKEGEAIIHPWINKALEKAQQKVEAHHFEVRKNLLKFDNVMNDQRKVVYEQRHEVMESEDIAEEIREMRHQIIANMVSAAIPANSYSEQWDIDGLHEAVNRVLGMDLPVHEWAKEEGIAEPEIEERVREAADRKYADKEEAYGAETMRHVEKSILLQILDQEWKDHLLQLDHLRQGINLRAYAQKDPLNEYKREAFELFDSMLMALREQVTTILMHVEIRMAPSQEELFARQMQEMHEGRMDPALAMAGMGAGEGEALPDGMVRASSLAGTPEDQPLPAEVMENTPRNAACPCGSGKKFKHCHGRMA